From a region of the Bradyrhizobium sp. KBS0727 genome:
- the ctrA gene encoding response regulator transcription factor CtrA, with translation MRVLLIEDDSAVAQSIELMLKSESFNVYTTDLGEEGVDLGKLYDYDIILLDLNLPDMSGYDVLKQLRVSKIKTPILILSGLAGIEDKVKGLGVGADDYMTKPFHKDELVARIHAIVRRSKGHAQSVIQTGDLVVNLDTKTVEVGGQRVHLTGKEYQMLELLSLRKGTTLTKEMFLNHLYGGMDEPELKIIDVFICKLRKKLANASEGRNFIETVWGRGYVLREPHEHEERIPA, from the coding sequence ATGCGCGTTTTGCTGATAGAAGATGACAGCGCCGTCGCGCAGTCGATCGAGCTGATGCTTAAATCCGAGAGTTTCAACGTCTATACGACGGACCTCGGAGAAGAAGGCGTCGATCTCGGTAAGCTTTACGATTACGACATTATCCTTCTCGACCTCAACCTGCCCGACATGTCCGGCTACGACGTGCTCAAGCAGCTCCGGGTCTCGAAGATCAAGACCCCCATTCTGATCCTCTCCGGCCTCGCCGGCATCGAGGACAAGGTCAAGGGTCTCGGCGTCGGCGCCGACGACTACATGACCAAGCCCTTCCACAAGGACGAACTGGTCGCCCGCATCCACGCGATCGTGCGCCGTTCCAAGGGCCACGCCCAGTCGGTGATCCAGACCGGCGATCTCGTGGTCAATCTCGACACCAAGACGGTCGAGGTCGGTGGCCAGCGCGTCCACCTGACGGGCAAGGAATACCAGATGCTGGAGCTGCTCTCGCTCCGCAAGGGAACGACCCTCACCAAGGAAATGTTCCTCAACCACCTTTATGGCGGCATGGACGAGCCCGAGCTGAAGATCATCGACGTCTTCATCTGCAAGCTGCGCAAGAAGCTCGCCAATGCCTCCGAAGGCCGCAACTTCATCGAGACCGTGTGGGGCCGCGGCTACGTGCTGCGCGAGCCGCACGAGCATGAAGAGCGCATCCCCGCCTAG
- a CDS encoding DUF350 domain-containing protein, with the protein MILQSLAGLPAFLVYFCTALLAVVAYLFVYTRVTPHDEFALIRANDPAAAIALGLSLLGFVLPVVSAIAHSANVVDCLIWSAIALVVQIAVYYIVKIPVPNLSARIAAGELAAAIWLGLSSLAAGALNAACMIY; encoded by the coding sequence ATGATCCTACAATCCCTCGCCGGGCTGCCGGCGTTCCTGGTCTATTTCTGCACCGCGCTGCTCGCCGTCGTGGCCTACCTGTTCGTCTACACCCGCGTCACCCCGCATGATGAGTTCGCCCTGATCCGCGCCAACGACCCGGCCGCGGCGATCGCGCTCGGCTTGAGCCTGCTCGGCTTCGTGCTGCCGGTGGTCTCGGCCATCGCCCATTCCGCCAATGTGGTGGATTGCCTGATCTGGAGCGCGATCGCGCTGGTCGTGCAGATCGCCGTCTATTACATCGTCAAGATCCCGGTGCCGAACCTGTCGGCGCGGATCGCGGCCGGCGAACTCGCCGCCGCGATCTGGCTCGGATTGTCATCGCTGGCCGCGGGCGCGCTCAACGCCGCCTGCATGATCTACTGA
- a CDS encoding glutathionylspermidine synthase family protein codes for MQRIVCPERDDWRATAESTGFDFHTIDGERYWDERAYYAFTLDEIERGIEAPTAEIDAMCLELVGHAIDDEDYLRRLKIPEAFWPLISASWHRDDGSLYGRLDLSFGAHGPAKLLEYNADTPTSIFEAAVFQWTWLEQAIERNIIPKRADQFNSIHERLIEAWIKLGGAHHLHLAGMTENTEDAGTLAYLEDTASQAGLKTTLIDIEDIGLRDDGQFVDIDDRAIELAFKLYPWEWMFHDAFGAKLLSAPTRWIEPPWKAILSNKGILPLLWEMFPNHPNLLPAYFEDDPNAARLGSSFVRKPLYSREGANVALVSAGTTLVEQEGPYGAEGFIRQAMAPLPNFADQYPVLGSWLVDHVPCGLSIREDENPITGNTSRFLPHAIL; via the coding sequence ATGCAGCGCATCGTCTGTCCTGAACGCGACGACTGGCGTGCGACCGCCGAAAGCACCGGCTTCGATTTTCACACCATCGACGGCGAGCGCTACTGGGACGAGCGCGCCTACTACGCGTTCACGCTCGACGAGATCGAACGCGGGATCGAGGCGCCCACCGCCGAAATCGACGCGATGTGCCTCGAACTGGTCGGCCACGCCATCGACGACGAGGACTATCTGCGCCGGCTGAAGATACCGGAAGCGTTCTGGCCGCTGATTTCGGCAAGCTGGCACCGCGACGACGGCAGCCTCTATGGCAGGCTGGATCTGAGTTTCGGCGCTCACGGCCCCGCAAAGCTGCTGGAATACAACGCCGACACGCCGACCTCGATCTTCGAGGCGGCCGTGTTCCAGTGGACCTGGCTCGAACAGGCGATCGAACGCAACATTATCCCGAAGCGCGCCGACCAGTTCAATTCGATCCATGAGCGCCTGATCGAGGCCTGGATCAAGCTCGGCGGCGCGCATCACCTGCATCTCGCGGGGATGACCGAGAATACCGAGGATGCGGGAACGCTCGCCTATCTCGAGGACACCGCCTCGCAGGCGGGACTAAAGACCACGCTGATCGATATCGAAGATATCGGGTTGCGCGACGACGGCCAGTTCGTCGACATCGACGACCGCGCCATCGAACTCGCCTTCAAGCTCTATCCCTGGGAGTGGATGTTCCACGATGCATTCGGCGCGAAGTTATTGAGCGCGCCGACGCGCTGGATCGAGCCGCCGTGGAAGGCCATCCTCTCCAACAAGGGCATTCTGCCGCTATTGTGGGAGATGTTTCCGAACCATCCCAATCTGCTACCCGCCTATTTCGAGGACGATCCGAACGCCGCGCGCCTCGGCAGCTCGTTCGTGCGCAAGCCGCTCTATTCGCGCGAAGGCGCCAATGTCGCGCTGGTCAGCGCCGGCACCACGCTGGTCGAGCAGGAAGGACCGTACGGCGCGGAGGGATTCATCCGGCAGGCGATGGCGCCGCTGCCGAACTTTGCCGATCAGTATCCGGTGCTCGGAAGCTGGCTGGTCGATCACGTGCCATGCGGCCTGTCGATCCGCGAGGACGAGAATCCGATCACCGGCAATACGTCGCGGTTCCTGCCGCACGCGATTCTGTAG
- a CDS encoding protein-glutamate O-methyltransferase CheR: MTPLDYEYLRKLLKERSGLDLSADKQYLVESRLVPLARRSGLQGIPELVSIMKGGAEALIAEVVEAMTTNETFFFRDKVPFDHLKETVLPALVQARAARRTLRIWCAAASTGQEPYSIAMCLKEAGAMLSGWRTEIIATDLSHGVLEKARAGVFSQFEVQRGLPIQMLVKYFTQSGELWQLNADIRSMVQYRQLNLLQDFSHLGTFDIIFCRNVLIYFDQATKVSIFDRMSRMIEPDGVLALGAAESVVGITNAFKPLPDRRGLYCSNAAPVVRGGASTVMPQMLKAVASAR; this comes from the coding sequence GTGACGCCTCTGGACTATGAGTATCTGCGCAAGCTTCTGAAAGAGCGTTCCGGACTGGACCTGTCGGCTGACAAGCAATACCTGGTGGAAAGCCGCCTCGTGCCGCTGGCGCGCAGGTCGGGTCTGCAGGGTATTCCCGAACTGGTTTCGATAATGAAGGGCGGCGCCGAGGCGCTGATCGCCGAAGTGGTCGAGGCGATGACCACCAACGAGACGTTCTTCTTCCGCGACAAGGTGCCGTTCGATCATCTGAAGGAGACGGTGCTTCCGGCGCTGGTGCAGGCGCGCGCGGCCCGCCGTACTTTACGGATCTGGTGCGCGGCTGCCTCGACCGGGCAGGAGCCGTATTCGATCGCGATGTGCCTGAAGGAAGCCGGGGCGATGCTGTCGGGCTGGCGCACTGAAATCATCGCGACCGACCTCTCGCACGGTGTGCTGGAGAAAGCCCGAGCCGGCGTGTTCAGCCAGTTTGAAGTGCAGCGCGGCCTGCCGATCCAGATGTTGGTGAAATATTTCACGCAGAGCGGCGAGTTGTGGCAGCTCAATGCCGACATCCGCAGCATGGTGCAGTATCGCCAGCTCAATCTGCTGCAGGATTTCTCCCATCTCGGCACTTTCGACATCATCTTCTGCCGCAACGTGCTGATCTATTTCGACCAGGCCACCAAGGTCAGCATCTTCGATCGCATGTCGCGCATGATCGAGCCCGACGGCGTGCTGGCGCTGGGTGCTGCCGAGTCGGTGGTCGGCATCACCAACGCGTTCAAGCCGTTGCCGGACCGGCGCGGACTCTATTGTTCGAACGCAGCACCGGTTGTGCGCGGCGGCGCCTCGACGGTGATGCCGCAAATGCTGAAGGCGGTTGCTTCGGCACGCTGA